A window of Komagataeibacter medellinensis NBRC 3288 contains these coding sequences:
- a CDS encoding NAD(P)-dependent alcohol dehydrogenase, translating to MLSCVGYAATAADAPLKPFTFERRETGPDDVRIDILYCGVCHSDLHQARNEWHNTIYPCIPGHEIVGRVAETGTSVTRFKKGDMVGVGCLVDSCRECASCREGLEQYCEVGFVATYNGEDRHGRGITFGGYSRAVVVDQSFVLRVPDTLDPAAASPLLCAGITTWSPLRKWKVGPGQRVGIVGLGGLGHMGVKFARALGAEVVLFTTSPGKIADGLRLGAHEVVLSKDADAMAKERGQFDFILDAVAADHDINAYLDLLKRDGTMVQVGAPEKPLPVSVFSLLMKRRSFAGSLIGGIPETQEMLDFCGKHNITADIEMIRMDEIETAYTRMLRSDVKYRFVIDMATMPQSA from the coding sequence ATGCTTTCATGTGTCGGCTATGCCGCAACAGCGGCCGATGCCCCACTCAAGCCCTTTACCTTCGAGCGGCGCGAAACCGGGCCTGATGACGTACGGATCGATATCCTGTACTGCGGCGTGTGCCATTCCGACCTGCATCAGGCACGTAATGAATGGCACAATACGATCTATCCCTGCATTCCGGGTCATGAAATCGTAGGCCGGGTAGCTGAAACGGGGACGTCGGTCACCCGTTTCAAAAAAGGCGATATGGTTGGCGTGGGCTGCCTGGTTGATTCGTGTCGTGAATGCGCCAGCTGCCGCGAGGGGCTGGAGCAGTATTGCGAGGTCGGTTTTGTTGCCACCTATAATGGCGAAGACCGGCACGGCCGCGGCATTACGTTTGGCGGTTATTCGCGCGCCGTGGTAGTTGACCAGTCCTTCGTGCTGCGCGTGCCCGACACCCTGGACCCGGCGGCAGCCAGCCCGCTGCTGTGTGCGGGCATTACCACATGGTCACCGCTGCGCAAGTGGAAGGTCGGACCCGGCCAGCGTGTTGGCATTGTCGGGCTGGGTGGGCTGGGCCACATGGGGGTCAAGTTCGCCCGTGCGCTGGGGGCGGAAGTGGTATTGTTCACTACATCGCCCGGCAAGATAGCCGATGGCCTGCGTCTGGGCGCGCATGAGGTCGTGCTGTCAAAGGACGCCGATGCGATGGCGAAAGAGCGCGGGCAGTTCGACTTCATTCTTGATGCCGTGGCGGCGGACCATGACATCAACGCCTATCTGGACCTGCTCAAGCGCGATGGTACGATGGTGCAGGTGGGCGCGCCGGAAAAGCCGCTGCCGGTTTCCGTGTTCAGCCTGCTCATGAAGCGCCGCAGCTTTGCCGGTTCTCTGATTGGCGGTATTCCCGAAACGCAGGAAATGCTGGATTTCTGCGGCAAGCACAACATCACGGCGGATATCGAGATGATCCGCATGGACGAGATCGAAACCGCATACACACGCATGCTGCGTTCGGATGTGAAATACCGCTTCGTGATCGACATGGCGACCATGCCCCAGAGCGCATGA
- a CDS encoding aldo/keto reductase — translation MKYNPLGQTGLLVSELCLGTMTFGGNDGIWKEMGGLDQKHADGLVRTALDAGVNFIDTANVYAAGQSEQITGQALRNLGVARDDVVIATKVLGPMGAGPNARGASRAHILAQARASLKRLQLEHIDLYQIHGVDPLTPIEETMEALDTLVRSGDVRYVGVSNWAAWQIAKALGIAERKNLAPLRSLQAYYTLAGRDLERELAPMLLSEQVGLMVWSPLAGGLLSGKYNRDGTSMTGDGRRANFDFPPVNRERAFDVIDAMRPMAAAHGCSVAQIALAWLLHQKVVTTVIMGARRPEQLTDNLAATAITLSEVELAALDHVSALPPEYPGWMIERQGGYRTGAMAGEKPKSA, via the coding sequence ATGAAATACAACCCACTGGGCCAGACCGGCCTCCTGGTGTCCGAACTGTGCCTCGGCACCATGACATTTGGCGGCAATGACGGCATATGGAAGGAAATGGGCGGCCTGGACCAGAAACACGCGGACGGGCTTGTGCGTACCGCGCTCGATGCCGGGGTCAACTTCATCGATACGGCCAACGTGTATGCTGCCGGCCAGTCCGAGCAGATCACGGGCCAGGCGCTGCGCAACCTTGGCGTTGCGCGCGATGATGTGGTGATCGCCACCAAGGTGCTTGGCCCCATGGGTGCCGGCCCCAACGCACGCGGCGCCTCGCGCGCCCATATCCTGGCGCAGGCGCGCGCCAGCCTGAAGCGGCTGCAGCTTGAGCATATCGACCTGTACCAGATCCATGGCGTGGACCCCCTGACACCGATCGAGGAGACCATGGAGGCGCTCGATACACTCGTGCGCAGTGGGGATGTGCGCTATGTTGGTGTATCGAACTGGGCGGCATGGCAGATTGCCAAGGCGCTGGGCATTGCCGAGCGCAAAAACCTTGCCCCACTGCGCTCGCTGCAGGCGTACTATACCCTTGCCGGGCGCGACCTGGAGCGTGAACTGGCTCCCATGCTGCTGTCCGAACAGGTGGGGCTGATGGTCTGGAGCCCGCTGGCCGGTGGCCTGCTGTCGGGCAAGTACAATCGTGATGGCACATCCATGACGGGTGACGGACGGCGGGCGAATTTCGATTTTCCACCCGTCAACCGCGAACGCGCCTTTGACGTGATTGATGCCATGCGCCCCATGGCCGCAGCCCACGGATGCAGCGTGGCGCAGATCGCCCTGGCATGGCTTTTGCACCAGAAGGTGGTCACCACCGTCATCATGGGGGCCCGCCGCCCCGAACAGTTGACCGACAACCTGGCCGCCACAGCGATCACATTATCCGAAGTGGAACTGGCGGCCCTTGATCATGTCAGTGCCCTGCCCCCGGAATACCCTGGCTGGATGATCGAACGCCAGGGCGGCTACCGTACGGGCGCCATGGCGGGCGAGAAACCCAAATCCGCCTGA
- a CDS encoding AraC family transcriptional regulator, which yields MMSQPLMTLRQTMARHATGLQTETPVPGLVLFHSVGQTLPMESVYRPRLCMIVQGSKQVRLGTRVFTYDTRKYLIATVDLPVTSCVTQASADMPYLSLSLDLDPAEVAALLLGAPPVATDARMSPGLAVSALTDDLLCPMARLVNLLDRTGDIPVLAPLIKREILYRLLQGEQGGQLRQIALAGSHLSQVSGAIAWIRQHYAQAFDVDTLARQTGMSTPSFYRHFRAVTMMSPLQYRTRIRLHEARRRMVSVGEDAARAGFAVGYESPSQFSRDYRRLFGVPPARDVAALRATLRAMPQRQQAG from the coding sequence ATGATGTCCCAGCCACTCATGACCCTGCGCCAGACCATGGCCCGGCATGCCACGGGCCTGCAGACCGAAACACCCGTGCCGGGGCTGGTCCTTTTCCATTCGGTGGGGCAGACCCTGCCTATGGAAAGCGTGTACCGCCCCCGGTTGTGCATGATCGTGCAGGGCAGCAAGCAGGTCAGGCTGGGCACGCGGGTCTTTACCTATGATACGCGCAAATACCTGATCGCAACCGTAGACCTGCCGGTTACCAGTTGTGTCACGCAGGCAAGTGCGGACATGCCCTACCTGTCGCTCAGCCTTGACCTTGACCCGGCCGAGGTCGCGGCCCTGCTGCTGGGCGCACCACCGGTCGCAACGGACGCGCGCATGTCTCCCGGCCTTGCGGTCAGCGCATTGACGGATGACCTGCTGTGCCCCATGGCGCGTCTGGTCAACCTGCTGGACCGGACAGGGGATATCCCGGTTCTGGCACCGCTTATCAAGCGCGAGATCCTCTATCGTCTGCTGCAGGGCGAACAGGGCGGGCAGTTGCGCCAGATTGCCCTGGCTGGCAGCCACCTGTCGCAGGTCAGCGGGGCCATTGCATGGATACGCCAGCATTACGCGCAGGCGTTCGATGTAGATACCCTGGCGCGGCAGACCGGCATGAGCACGCCCTCGTTCTACCGCCATTTTCGCGCGGTCACCATGATGAGTCCACTGCAGTACAGGACGCGCATCCGCCTGCATGAAGCGCGCAGGCGGATGGTGAGTGTGGGCGAAGATGCCGCCAGGGCGGGCTTTGCGGTGGGGTATGAAAGCCCGTCGCAGTTCAGCCGTGACTATCGCCGCCTTTTTGGCGTTCCACCCGCACGCGATGTGGCCGCGCTGCGCGCCACGCTACGTGCGATGCCGCAGCGTCAGCAGGCAGGGTAG